Proteins from a single region of Leuconostoc gasicomitatum LMG 18811:
- a CDS encoding SAM-dependent methyltransferase has product MIPTTQTLVHQLIEQTVHIGDTVVDATTANGINTRFLATRVGTTGRVLSYTTTKDNANAAATSLFMSGLSERVTLLGKSINSSYATELGIQNQARIAIFDYSSDAQNNNDLSEDYIDQVNHVLPRLTHGGLLIIKFNKIPVGWHTYTHSLMRDDFKQATYITETVQAHIIERI; this is encoded by the coding sequence ATGATTCCGACAACACAAACATTGGTTCATCAATTAATCGAACAAACGGTTCATATCGGTGACACTGTTGTTGATGCAACCACCGCCAATGGTATTAATACACGTTTCTTGGCTACAAGAGTTGGTACAACAGGTCGTGTGCTCAGTTACACAACCACGAAAGATAACGCCAATGCAGCTGCCACGTCGCTGTTCATGAGTGGGCTTTCAGAACGTGTCACGTTACTTGGTAAAAGCATTAATTCGAGTTACGCCACAGAATTGGGCATCCAAAATCAAGCAAGAATTGCCATATTTGATTATTCAAGTGACGCACAAAATAACAACGATCTTTCAGAAGATTATATTGATCAGGTTAATCATGTTTTACCTCGTTTAACACATGGCGGTTTGCTAATTATCAAATTTAATAAAATACCAGTTGGTTGGCATACATACACACATAGTTTAATGCGCGACGATTTTAAACAAGCAACCTACATCACAGAGACTGTACAAGCGCACATCATTGAGCGTATATAG
- the rpiA gene encoding ribose-5-phosphate isomerase RpiA, with translation MDNISLEKQHAAIAATLLIKNGMTVGLGTGSTVTIFLNALAKRMRQENLSITGVTTSFKTKTMAQNLGIKIIDIDDVATIDLTIDGADEVDYDMNGIKGGGAAFLMEKIVATNSKRIVWIVDSQKVHLKLGLMPLPLEVVPFGSGKLMAELTKQQLYPTWRKKDGKLLVTDMGHYIVDLSLKTIDQPYELARYLDGKIGIVEHGLFLDIADEIIIGTPTGVEYLLRSDLQK, from the coding sequence ATGGATAATATTAGTTTAGAAAAGCAACATGCTGCTATTGCAGCAACGTTGCTTATAAAAAATGGTATGACAGTTGGGCTAGGAACAGGATCAACTGTTACCATTTTTTTGAATGCGCTTGCCAAACGTATGCGACAAGAAAATTTATCGATTACAGGGGTCACAACTTCTTTTAAAACTAAAACAATGGCACAAAATCTTGGCATTAAAATAATAGACATAGATGATGTAGCAACAATTGATTTAACAATAGATGGTGCTGATGAAGTGGATTATGATATGAATGGCATTAAAGGTGGTGGGGCGGCATTTTTAATGGAAAAAATTGTTGCAACCAACTCAAAACGTATTGTTTGGATTGTTGATAGCCAAAAGGTGCATTTAAAGTTAGGTTTGATGCCGTTACCACTAGAAGTTGTGCCATTTGGGAGTGGTAAATTGATGGCAGAATTAACGAAACAACAGTTATATCCGACATGGCGAAAAAAAGATGGCAAACTTCTTGTTACGGACATGGGGCACTATATTGTGGATTTATCTTTAAAGACAATTGACCAACCATATGAATTGGCACGTTACTTGGATGGGAAAATTGGTATTGTAGAGCATGGCTTATTTTTAGATATAGCGGATGAAATAATTATTGGGACACCTACTGGTGTCGAGTACTTGTTACGCAGTGATTTACAGAAATAA
- a CDS encoding universal stress protein, with amino-acid sequence MAYNNILIAVDGSEMSNLLIKKVHEFVPEAHIDILIVVDTSGGYFGTIVMNADIVYQMEQDAEKVINKAYDYAKSIGHANTDVHVRFGAPKQVIARDFPRDHKNDLIVVGETGLSRLQRAMAGTIPSFVTHTATTDVLIMRTAKK; translated from the coding sequence ATGGCATACAATAATATTTTAATAGCAGTTGATGGGTCAGAAATGTCAAACTTGTTAATCAAAAAAGTTCATGAGTTTGTGCCTGAGGCACATATTGATATTTTGATTGTGGTAGATACAAGTGGTGGGTATTTTGGCACAATTGTTATGAACGCTGATATTGTTTATCAGATGGAGCAGGATGCTGAAAAGGTCATTAATAAAGCATATGACTATGCTAAATCAATAGGGCATGCTAATACGGATGTTCATGTGCGTTTTGGCGCACCTAAGCAAGTTATTGCACGCGATTTTCCGAGAGATCATAAAAATGATTTAATCGTGGTTGGAGAAACAGGATTGAGCCGGTTACAACGTGCGATGGCTGGAACAATACCTTCATTTGTAACACATACAGCAACGACCGACGTGCTTATTATGCGGACGGCGAAAAAATAA
- a CDS encoding peptidylprolyl isomerase, which produces MNKEKQYIILAAMGTILLTLIIGILIMTTHQTVDNDETATAASSSTQTKKDPELDKVALPQLDNKVTANESEVKITTTVGEITLKLFNQYAPLAVENFLTHTKNGYYNNTSFHRVIADFMIQGGDPKENGTGGTSIWHDRNKSIDSGHGFKNEISRSLYNIRGALTMANAGPDTNGSQFFINQNPNEPTKDFNKNNYPSKIVDAYKKGGNPSLDGSYTVFGQVIKGMDVVDKIATAKVKSGGEGSTPVKPIKITQITILKQAN; this is translated from the coding sequence ATGAATAAAGAAAAACAATATATCATACTCGCAGCAATGGGCACGATATTACTCACATTAATTATTGGCATTTTGATAATGACAACACATCAGACAGTTGATAACGATGAAACCGCAACAGCAGCTTCGTCATCAACACAGACCAAAAAAGATCCTGAATTAGATAAAGTTGCCTTACCTCAGTTAGATAATAAAGTTACAGCCAACGAAAGTGAAGTGAAAATAACAACCACGGTTGGCGAAATAACATTGAAATTATTTAATCAGTATGCGCCTTTAGCGGTCGAAAATTTTCTAACACATACTAAAAATGGGTATTATAACAACACATCATTTCATCGTGTTATTGCAGACTTTATGATTCAAGGGGGTGATCCCAAAGAAAATGGTACAGGTGGTACTTCAATTTGGCACGATCGTAACAAAAGCATTGACAGTGGTCATGGATTCAAAAACGAAATCAGTCGATCTTTGTACAACATTCGTGGCGCTTTAACTATGGCAAATGCAGGCCCAGATACAAACGGATCACAATTTTTTATTAATCAAAATCCTAACGAACCAACGAAAGATTTCAACAAAAATAATTACCCTTCTAAAATAGTTGATGCTTATAAAAAAGGTGGTAATCCATCACTAGATGGCAGTTACACTGTATTTGGACAAGTTATTAAAGGTATGGATGTCGTTGATAAAATTGCAACTGCAAAGGTTAAATCAGGTGGTGAAGGTTCAACTCCTGTTAAACCAATTAAAATAACACAAATCACTATCTTAAAACAAGCAAATTAA